DNA sequence from the Desmodus rotundus isolate HL8 chromosome 4, HLdesRot8A.1, whole genome shotgun sequence genome:
gcatgcccctaatggggacctggttcacaacccaggcatgtgccctgactggaaattgaactggcgatcctttggttcacaggccagcactcagtctactgagccacaccagccagggccaaaagtaGTAAATTTTTGAACCATCAACTCCATCACTAGATATGTGAACTTAGAGATGCTGCTgaggttcctcatctgtgaaatgaggacatTATTACTTATCTAATTGCTGTGAGAATcaattacacacatacacacagtagCCCTAATATCGATTAAATTAAAGTGATATATAAGAAGCTAGCTGGGGTCACTACACACATCTTTTAGTAAGGGAAGTTTTCCTCCCAAACTACAAATGTTCACATTCTAAAACTTCATTACTCTTGATCTAATTTTCAATCACTTTTTTGGTAAAGAATTTAAATCTTATGTCAGTATTTAAACTAGGTTTTTCTTAAGTGTTCTAAAATTCCATAAAGTTTAAGACTCCATACTACAGATTTTCAACTTAAAAGGGCAACTTTAATTCTAATACAATCAGAATTTGATCTGGAATTTTCATTATAGCGAACCGTAACTTGAACTGatgtcatttctattttattatattgttaCAGAATGTGCTGTACTCTGGTTGAACTTGGAATTTCAGAAACCAGCCTTTTTTAAGAATGCCTCTAAGGCAAAGGAGATTTTTAGGGAATGATTGCTGGTCAAATATCTGCCATTTGGAAGCCAATCATCTGACACAAATGAGAAATACGGACTGTTTCCTTAGAGTAGATGATAATTCACCAGTTTAAAAGTTAAGCCAGGAAGTTTATATATGTTGACTTTATCAGATATGTGGGTATTACTAAACCCGTTTTGTGCATGTAGGGAAGTGGAACTCAAAAAGTTTAAGAGCCACCGCAAAATTAGGTGTCTGAACCAGAGTGTGAGCCCACATGTTCTTTCCATGAAAGCATACATTGCTGACCTTTCCATTAAGGTTACTTCATCCACCACAACTCAGTGGCCCCAGGGAACCACTTCCCGGAACATCAGAACATCTTCATTTTACCACTTGAGTGTTCTAtctaaaatgtgttttctccTTTATCTTTCTTTAGTAAAGTCCTCCCATCCTTCAGTACTCTGCTCAAGTCAAAGTGCTAATGGAGGACTCTGCCCTTAGGTCCCTGGTGGATTCAACATCTCGACACCATTTACCTGTTCTGTGATGTGGTCAGGTCCTTAAGTTGCTTTCTTCTGATACACCAAATTCattacttgataaatatttatggaacagAATGAAAGGTTTCATTCTGTGTAACATACATTAGAACAAATCCTTTGAAAAGTTGTACTATACTCCTTGAGAACAGTAATTGTTCCTGGaaacttttttaaatgcttagaAAATAACTTCTCGTAAAATGTGCCCCCAATAAAACATCAACGAGATTATCTCCTCTCTTATTATGATAGCACATATAATTTTCCTAAAGAAATGGTTGTGCCATAAAAGGGTAGTCATAAATGACCTTACTGTAACAGCTGCTAGATAGTACTATGATAAAGTTATCTGtaaatagaaaggaaaacaacTGATAATGTATGAAACTGAGAAGCTctgctgtttaaaaatatttcaaaacatgtttgaaaacagacctcttttgaaagaaaataaatgattttaaagatctaataaaatttcaattacacCGAAAATGTGATAAGAAGCCAATTACAGAAGTCTGATGACTCACTCAGGTTTGCTCACAGAGGGTGGCCGGAAGGTTGCAGATTGTGGAATTTCCTCTGACCTAATACAAGAATAAGAGCGCACATGATCTCCACTGCAGGGATAATATAAAGAGCCATGGGAGCTCTTCATCCAGCACAAGTCCTTGGGGACAACAAAGCTCACAGGCGTCCAGGACAAGAGCCAATAAGACACCTCGTGCAAATATGACTTCCAAGCTGGCTGCTGCTCTCTTGGCAGCTTTCGTGCTTTCCGCAACTCTGTGTGAAGGTGAGCACACTTTTCTGATCCAGAGTTTTCCTTGGGTTTAAACGGGATCCTTAGATAACAAGAGTATCTTTAATGCtttgataaaaaataacatttttattcaggaaaagaaaataattgtcatTTAATGCCAATTAAATTGAAGTTTCAATGTTTTAGGGTATATCTATATAACAATTAGAAAAGTATGATTTTTGATTAATATGTACATTTGTTCTTATCATTCATACTCTGTAGTATAcgtttatttaatataaatctaTAACTTAGAGTATATCTTATTGGGGGCCACAGTTATCCCTAATATCTATTAATATTGAAAAAGATAAGCCAGGAAACTTTATTCCATGTACTATTTTATTGGCAAGCTTCGGCCATCTGCCAATTCCTGTTTGGTTTAATGATACCCTGACAAATTATAGACATTCTTGGGACCTCATTTATGAAGCAAATACTGTCAGTTCAGAATAGGTATAgtatatagtttaatttttcttttctcttaagcaTTAAGGAATTTTTTAGGGTAGAACACATCTCTGTGCAACTCATTTACATGTTTCTATTAATTCTTTCTGAAGGCAATTTTCCTATTGGTGAATCTTAGTTTGCATACTATAAATAGCATTGCGGTGTCAGAGAGGATCATGCAATATTGAGTAGAAAAAAAGTATCACAAGGATGTCAACATTGCAGGAACTCCAAGTCTTTATGTAGAAAGTCTTTCTATGTTGTCAGAGatgactgtttttaaaacaaagaaaaactgagaGCAGGCACAGTGACAATATCCAGCCTTTAATTTCAAGAATGAGTTTGCTAAAGATGTGATGTTTACTAAACACAGTGACCAACTTATTATATTGGGATTAAGGAGGAAGTAGTTAGCAGAGCTGTGCCTATTGATGAAATCAACCTTtaattgcttttactttttttcacagCTGCAGTTCTGTCAAGAATAAGTACAGAACTTCGATGCCAGTGCATCAAGACTCACTCTACACCCTTCAAtcccaaatacataaaagaacTGAGAGTGATTGAGAGTGGACCACACTGTTCCAATTCAGAAATCATGTAAGTACTTTCAAATGTGTTTAGATATTTTACTTTAGGAAATCTAGAGCTGAGGAAGGTAGAAGTATCCAGCAAATTTCTAGGTACTAGGAACACTGCAGTGAGCTAAAAAGAGGCACCTGGACTGGCTTCTGTCGCTTCTTCACGCCTTCCTGGGAGCACACTGCTGGCCCAGATTCTTCTGCCATGCTTTACAGCAACGATCTTAACCTATTTGCTAACAAAATTATTGTGAGTTCTTTGTGTGCGTGGCATTTAAATATGGTAACTTCCATGACTGATATAGCCTGTACTTAGTGGACAGTAACTTGAATGGCAAAGGGATGTCTGAACCCCCTCAATATTTATGTTAATCATATCCCTTTCATTTCAGTGTAAAGCTCTTAAATGGAAAAGAGGTCTGCCTGGACCCCAAGGAAAAGTGGGTCCAGAGAATTGTGCAGGCGTTTTTGAAGAGGTAAGttggtttttattataaaacaatttaGATTTTCATTTATCCTGAGATATACAGACCAAAAGTCAGCCTATACAtttcctgctgctgctgaaaATCTTTTTTGGGTAACTgcctgtttaattaaaaataaatatcagcaATAGTGGGTTTCTTGTACTCATGACTGGGAAAACCACACATCTCATTTGTCCAGGGAAGTCTGGGTTTATAAGCCTGTTCCCTGTGTCATTATTATGGctcttttccattttcagaagTGTGCTGGTTTGGATGATAACTTATCCAGTCTCTCTATTTATAGTTGAAAGCATAGAACATTTCTAACACATGACTATCTAAAACTATATTAGTTTCTGCATCAAAAATAAGAACCATACTTTACTCCTTATTAGaacattgttaatttttaaatttcattttatttattttcagagctgAGAAGGAGGGTCAATGAGAGAAAAAAGCATTCTCCGTGGTTTCCAAGAATTCCTCAGTCAAGATGCCAATGAAACTTCAAACAAATCTCCTTCAGTGCTTCGTGTACTGCGTGTGGCTGGTGCAAAGTCTCCAGATAAAAGACAGGACGCCCAGTTTGATTTGAATATTAAGTAAAATGATGAATAGTTTTTTCACTGTCTCATGCAATATCTAcgtcatttatatttaaaaaactaattgtTTACTATAAATTCAAATTTAGCTGGAAAtcctgtattctctctctctattgTTTGGTTAAATGTGATAACACTAGCCTGCTAGCCAAGATCCATGAATCCCTCTAACCGTGCCTTGGttttttctttagaagaaaaaGTATCAGCCACCATCTTACCTCACAGATGTGAGGACATTTGGAAGCAATTTAACTTTTGTTCATGGTCatgtaaattattttcaagtgtaaCTTATTCgcctatttattatttatatatttattgaagcaTCAAATATAGTTATATCTGTGCATGAATCTGGAAATTGGGATAGTATAATGATGattgtaaatttatatttgttttagataTTGAATAATGGAGAACTATCTTgatcaaagttttattttgatcAAACTTGCTA
Encoded proteins:
- the CXCL8 gene encoding interleukin-8 — protein: MTSKLAAALLAAFVLSATLCEAAVLSRISTELRCQCIKTHSTPFNPKYIKELRVIESGPHCSNSEIIVKLLNGKEVCLDPKEKWVQRIVQAFLKRAEKEGQ